The proteins below are encoded in one region of Campylobacter rectus:
- the hemE gene encoding uroporphyrinogen decarboxylase — protein MIFIDACLKKPTPYTPVWMMRQAGRYLPEYMRVRAAAGDFLSLCKDYKKASEVTIQPVEILGVDAAILFSDILVVPLEMGMDLKFVQGEGPVFSDPIKTREDLDRLDVQKSIKNLDYVYDTIKLTRENLAQDKALIGFCGAPWTIATYMIEGGGTKTYAASKKLLYSNPEFMHQILAKVTASLIGYMKEQIKAGVNAVQIFDSWAAALEDEAYFEFGWKYIMDIVDALKAEFPQIPVIVFPKGISGYLDKISGNFEVFGVDWSTPIELAKEKLSPKYVLQGNMEPTRLYSKEAIDAGVERILQTMKNAPHIFNLGHGILPDVPIENAKYFIKRVQEKSAR, from the coding sequence ATGATTTTCATCGATGCTTGTTTAAAAAAACCGACGCCGTATACGCCTGTTTGGATGATGCGGCAGGCGGGTCGGTATCTACCTGAGTATATGCGAGTTCGAGCCGCTGCGGGCGATTTTTTATCACTTTGCAAAGACTATAAAAAAGCCAGCGAGGTCACGATCCAGCCGGTTGAAATTTTAGGCGTCGATGCGGCGATACTTTTTAGCGATATCCTCGTCGTGCCGCTTGAGATGGGTATGGATCTTAAATTCGTCCAAGGCGAGGGGCCTGTATTTAGCGATCCGATCAAGACGAGAGAGGATCTAGATAGGCTAGACGTCCAAAAATCAATCAAAAATTTAGACTACGTATACGATACGATCAAGCTAACGCGTGAAAATTTGGCGCAGGATAAGGCGCTAATCGGCTTTTGCGGGGCGCCGTGGACGATAGCTACGTATATGATCGAGGGCGGCGGGACGAAAACTTACGCGGCTAGCAAAAAGCTTTTATATTCAAACCCCGAGTTTATGCATCAAATTTTAGCCAAGGTTACGGCCTCGCTCATAGGATATATGAAAGAGCAGATAAAAGCCGGCGTAAATGCGGTTCAAATTTTTGATAGCTGGGCGGCGGCGCTGGAGGATGAGGCGTATTTTGAGTTCGGCTGGAAGTATATCATGGATATAGTGGATGCGCTTAAGGCTGAATTCCCGCAAATTCCGGTTATCGTTTTTCCAAAAGGCATAAGCGGATATCTGGATAAAATTTCGGGGAATTTCGAAGTTTTTGGCGTGGATTGGAGTACGCCGATCGAGCTTGCTAAAGAAAAACTGAGCCCGAAATACGTCCTTCAAGGAAACATGGAGCCTACGCGCCTTTACAGCAAGGAGGCGATCGACGCCGGTGTGGAACGAATTTTGCAGACGATGAAAAACGCGCCGCATATCTTTAATCTCGGACACGGCATCCTGCCGGACGTTCCCATAGAAAACGCGAAATATTTTATAAAACGAGTGCAAGAAAAAAGCGCAAGGTAG
- a CDS encoding NAD(P)H-binding protein, translating into MTTATLRNKGYKNGDVKVVYKDVLELTKGDLAGFDAVISAFAAWTPETFGLHKKVAKHLADALSGTKTRLLVIGGAGTLYVDDKQTMVMDTPSFPAEYMGVAKATAESFFELKGRTGVLWTYVSPAGDYDANAARTGSYVLGGDNLILNSKNESYISYADLALAVIGELKNGAFVQKRFTAVGERA; encoded by the coding sequence ATGACAACGGCTACCCTGCGAAACAAAGGGTATAAAAACGGCGACGTAAAAGTCGTCTATAAAGATGTTTTAGAGCTAACGAAAGGCGATCTAGCAGGCTTTGACGCCGTTATCAGCGCATTTGCGGCATGGACGCCGGAGACGTTTGGGCTTCATAAAAAGGTAGCAAAACACCTTGCAGACGCTCTTAGCGGCACAAAAACAAGGCTACTAGTCATCGGCGGCGCGGGTACGTTATACGTGGACGATAAGCAGACGATGGTTATGGATACGCCAAGCTTCCCTGCCGAGTACATGGGTGTCGCAAAGGCTACGGCGGAGTCGTTTTTTGAGCTAAAAGGTAGAACGGGCGTGCTCTGGACATACGTCTCGCCTGCCGGAGACTACGATGCAAATGCCGCTCGCACAGGCTCATACGTCCTTGGCGGCGACAATCTAATCCTAAACTCCAAAAACGAGAGCTACATCAGCTATGCAGACCTCGCGCTCGCGGTCATAGGCGAGCTAAAAAACGGCGCCTTCGTGCAAAAGCGCTTTACCGCTGTAGGCGAGAGGGCGTAA
- a CDS encoding Rrf2 family transcriptional regulator encodes MQIGQKFSIAIHILLSCEFFKDEKNTSEFLAGTVGTNPVIVRNIIRLLKSANLINVSAGTGGASLAKKPDQITLFDIFSAVNEGENGIFKIHKNSPPPCPLGGRIEALLTPKFASAQRAMFDSLAGVNLQNLLDELAF; translated from the coding sequence ATGCAAATAGGACAAAAATTTTCCATCGCTATACATATCCTGCTTAGCTGCGAGTTTTTTAAGGACGAGAAAAACACGAGCGAATTTTTAGCCGGCACCGTCGGCACGAACCCCGTCATCGTGCGAAATATAATCAGGCTTTTAAAATCGGCAAATTTGATAAACGTAAGCGCGGGCACGGGCGGGGCGAGCCTGGCTAAGAAGCCTGATCAAATCACGCTTTTTGATATATTTTCGGCGGTAAACGAGGGCGAAAACGGTATCTTTAAAATCCACAAAAACTCGCCGCCGCCTTGTCCGCTGGGAGGCAGGATCGAGGCGCTTTTGACGCCTAAATTTGCCTCTGCGCAACGAGCTATGTTTGATAGCTTAGCAGGCGTAAATTTGCAAAATTTGCTAGACGAACTCGCATTTTAA
- a CDS encoding cation diffusion facilitator family transporter, with product MSENHAHCAHSHASNKVVLRNSFLIIFTFMLIEVAGGFLTNSLALLSDAGHMLSDAAALGLSLFAFKFGERKGNLQKTFGYKRVEILAATINAVTLIVIAVFIIIEAARRLQNPPEVATVGMLIVSALGLLVNIIAAWYMLRGGDVRENVNMRGAYLHVLGDALGSVGAITAALAMMWFGWWWADAAASVLTALLIVKSGWGVLKDSLNILMEGSPKGVSLDALVAQIRGVDGVLSVHDLHVWSITSDANALTAHIVVGGELSVREAERVLHEISHKMEHLGITHTTLQCESSENECDGELICEVRSNGDGGHLGHSH from the coding sequence ATGTCAGAAAATCACGCCCACTGCGCGCATTCGCACGCGTCAAACAAGGTCGTTTTGAGAAATTCTTTCCTGATTATATTCACTTTTATGCTGATCGAGGTCGCGGGCGGATTTCTCACAAATTCACTCGCCCTGCTTTCCGACGCCGGACATATGCTCTCGGACGCCGCGGCGCTCGGGCTTTCGCTATTTGCATTTAAATTCGGCGAACGCAAGGGCAATCTACAAAAGACTTTCGGCTATAAGAGGGTTGAAATTTTAGCCGCGACGATAAACGCCGTCACGCTCATCGTCATCGCCGTTTTCATTATCATCGAGGCGGCGCGACGCCTGCAAAATCCGCCCGAAGTCGCCACTGTAGGTATGCTCATCGTCAGCGCGCTAGGTCTTTTGGTAAATATCATAGCGGCTTGGTATATGCTTCGTGGCGGCGACGTGAGAGAAAACGTCAATATGCGCGGCGCTTACCTTCACGTGCTAGGCGACGCTCTGGGCTCGGTGGGTGCGATAACGGCCGCGCTAGCGATGATGTGGTTTGGTTGGTGGTGGGCGGACGCGGCGGCTAGTGTTTTGACTGCGCTGCTCATCGTAAAAAGCGGCTGGGGCGTGCTAAAAGACAGCCTAAACATCCTAATGGAAGGCTCGCCAAAAGGCGTGAGCCTGGACGCGCTCGTCGCACAGATCAGGGGCGTAGACGGCGTGCTTTCGGTGCACGACCTGCATGTCTGGAGCATAACAAGCGACGCAAACGCGCTCACGGCCCACATCGTGGTCGGCGGCGAGCTGAGCGTGCGCGAGGCGGAGCGGGTCTTGCACGAAATATCGCACAAAATGGAGCATCTGGGCATCACGCACACGACGCTACAGTGTGAGAGCAGCGAGAACGAATGCGACGGCGAGCTCATCTGCGAAGTAAGATCAAATGGTGATGGCGGGCATTTGGGGCATAGTCATTAA
- the lepA gene encoding translation elongation factor 4, producing the protein MKNIRNFSIIAHIDHGKSTLADRLIQECGAVSDREMSSQIMDTMDIEKERGITIKAQSVRLNYALGGQNFVLNLIDTPGHVDFSYEVSRSLASCEGALLVVDASQGVEAQTIANVYIALENNLEIIPVINKIDLPAADPARVKNEIEHVIGLDCSGAIEVSAKSGIGIKELLEAIITRIPSPGGEAEKPLKTLIYDSWFDNYLGALALVRVYDGELKKNDEILVMGTGKKHIVLDLMYPNPIAPIKTARLGAGEVGIVVLGLKNVSDVQVGDTITLARNPVKEPVGGFERAKPFVFAGLYPIETDKFEDLRDALDKLKLNDSSISYEPETSVALGFGFRVGFLGLLHMEVIKERLEREFDLDLIATAPTVTYEVVQTDGQILRIQNPSQLPPVNKIEHVKEPYVKSTIITPSEFLGNIITLLNNRRAVQTKMDYITPERVLLEYDIPMNEIVMDFYDKLKSSTKGYASFDYEPSDYRVGDLVKLDIKVAGETVDALSIIVPESKAQCKGRDFVKAMKEIVPRQLFEVAIQASIGNKVIARETVKSMGKNVTAKCYGGDITRKRKLLEKQKEGKKRMKAIGKVNLPQEAFLSVLKID; encoded by the coding sequence ATGAAAAACATCAGAAATTTTAGCATCATCGCTCACATCGACCACGGCAAATCAACGCTCGCAGACCGCCTAATACAGGAGTGCGGCGCCGTCAGCGACCGCGAGATGAGCTCGCAAATCATGGACACGATGGATATCGAAAAAGAGCGCGGCATCACGATCAAGGCTCAGTCCGTGCGTCTAAACTACGCGCTCGGCGGGCAAAATTTCGTCCTAAATTTGATCGACACTCCGGGCCACGTGGACTTTAGCTACGAGGTGAGCCGCTCCTTGGCTAGCTGCGAGGGCGCTCTACTCGTGGTCGACGCTAGCCAAGGCGTAGAAGCTCAAACCATCGCAAACGTCTATATCGCGCTAGAAAATAACCTCGAAATCATCCCCGTCATAAATAAAATCGACCTCCCCGCAGCAGATCCGGCTCGCGTAAAAAACGAGATCGAGCACGTTATAGGGCTTGACTGCAGCGGCGCGATCGAGGTCAGCGCTAAAAGCGGCATCGGCATCAAAGAGCTGCTAGAAGCCATCATCACGCGCATCCCCTCTCCCGGCGGCGAGGCGGAAAAGCCGCTAAAAACACTCATCTACGACAGCTGGTTTGACAACTACCTAGGCGCTTTGGCGCTCGTGCGCGTCTATGACGGCGAGCTAAAGAAAAACGACGAGATCCTAGTCATGGGCACGGGCAAAAAACACATCGTGCTAGATCTTATGTATCCAAACCCCATCGCGCCGATAAAAACGGCAAGACTAGGCGCGGGCGAGGTCGGCATCGTGGTGCTGGGGCTAAAAAACGTTAGCGACGTGCAGGTGGGCGATACGATCACGCTAGCTCGTAACCCCGTAAAAGAGCCAGTCGGCGGCTTTGAGCGGGCTAAGCCGTTCGTATTTGCGGGACTTTATCCGATCGAAACGGATAAATTTGAAGACCTACGCGACGCCCTGGATAAACTCAAGCTAAACGACAGCTCCATTAGCTACGAGCCCGAGACTTCGGTAGCACTTGGGTTTGGCTTTCGCGTCGGATTTTTGGGGCTGCTGCATATGGAGGTTATCAAGGAGCGTTTGGAGCGCGAATTTGACCTTGATCTCATCGCCACGGCTCCGACCGTGACCTACGAAGTCGTACAAACCGACGGTCAAATTTTACGTATCCAAAACCCGAGCCAGCTCCCGCCGGTTAATAAAATCGAGCACGTCAAAGAGCCCTACGTAAAGTCCACGATCATCACTCCGAGCGAGTTTTTGGGCAACATCATCACGCTGCTAAACAACCGCCGCGCCGTGCAGACTAAAATGGACTACATCACGCCCGAGCGCGTGCTGCTCGAGTACGACATCCCGATGAACGAGATCGTGATGGACTTTTACGACAAGCTAAAATCAAGCACCAAAGGCTACGCGAGCTTTGATTACGAGCCTAGCGACTACCGCGTGGGCGATCTGGTAAAGCTTGATATCAAGGTCGCAGGCGAGACCGTGGACGCGCTCTCCATCATCGTGCCCGAAAGTAAAGCCCAGTGCAAAGGACGCGACTTCGTCAAAGCGATGAAAGAGATCGTGCCGCGCCAACTCTTTGAGGTCGCGATACAAGCCAGCATCGGTAACAAAGTCATCGCGCGCGAAACGGTAAAATCTATGGGCAAAAACGTAACCGCCAAGTGCTACGGCGGCGACATCACGCGTAAGCGCAAGCTGCTAGAAAAGCAAAAAGAGGGCAAAAAGCGCATGAAAGCTATCGGCAAGGTAAATTTGCCGCAAGAGGCGTTTTTAAGCGTTTTAAAAATAGACTAG
- a CDS encoding ribose-phosphate pyrophosphokinase: MRGYKIFSGTANPALSKKISHYLSLPLSEATVKRFSDGEISVQIGESVRGKDIFIIQPTCAPANVNLMELLILTDALKRSSASSITAVVPYFGYARQDRKAAPRVPITAKLVANMMQTAGIDRVVTIDLHAGQIQGFFDIPVDNLYGSIIFNDHIKNKNLKNPIIASPDIGGIARARSVAKALNLDIVIVDKRREKANESEVMNVIGDVAGKDVILVDDMIDTGGTIVKAARVFKERGATSVTACCTHAVLSGKAYENLANDALDELIVTDTIPLREEHEKIKVLSVAPIFGEVIRRVYHNESVNSLFD, translated from the coding sequence ATGAGAGGTTACAAAATCTTTTCGGGCACCGCAAACCCCGCACTTTCGAAGAAAATTTCGCACTATTTGTCGCTTCCGCTCAGTGAAGCCACCGTAAAGCGCTTTAGCGACGGCGAGATCAGCGTGCAAATCGGCGAGAGCGTGCGCGGCAAGGACATTTTCATCATCCAACCCACCTGTGCGCCGGCAAACGTAAATTTGATGGAGCTTTTAATCCTAACCGACGCGCTTAAGCGCAGCTCGGCAAGCTCGATAACGGCGGTGGTGCCGTATTTCGGCTACGCGCGCCAAGACCGCAAGGCCGCTCCTCGCGTGCCTATCACGGCAAAGCTCGTAGCAAATATGATGCAAACGGCGGGCATTGACCGCGTCGTCACGATCGACCTTCACGCGGGCCAAATTCAGGGATTTTTCGACATCCCCGTCGATAATCTCTACGGTTCCATCATCTTTAACGACCACATCAAAAACAAAAACCTCAAAAATCCGATCATCGCCAGTCCCGATATCGGCGGCATCGCGCGTGCCAGAAGCGTCGCAAAGGCTCTAAATCTCGACATCGTCATCGTCGATAAGCGTCGCGAAAAAGCCAACGAGAGCGAGGTGATGAACGTGATCGGCGACGTGGCGGGCAAGGACGTGATCCTAGTCGATGATATGATCGATACGGGCGGCACGATCGTAAAGGCGGCCAGAGTCTTTAAGGAGCGGGGCGCGACCTCGGTGACGGCGTGCTGCACGCATGCCGTGCTCTCCGGTAAGGCCTACGAAAATCTTGCAAACGACGCATTAGACGAGCTCATCGTGACCGACACGATACCTCTACGCGAGGAACACGAGAAGATAAAAGTGCTAAGCGTCGCGCCGATTTTCGGCGAAGTGATCAGACGCGTATATCACAACGAGAGCGTAAATTCGCTGTTTGATTGA
- a CDS encoding cupin domain-containing protein: MSNYKIVSTKSEPRVELKEALNLSGCELSINELPANASVPFVHSHKQNEELYLVLKGGGTLFIDGEETAVKEGDAIRIDPAGKRCFKAGAQGMKFICIQTKRGSLEQYTMDDGVINEDVKPSWL, translated from the coding sequence ATGTCAAACTACAAGATCGTTTCAACGAAAAGCGAACCGAGAGTCGAGCTGAAAGAAGCTCTAAATTTAAGCGGCTGTGAGCTTTCTATCAATGAGCTTCCCGCAAACGCGAGCGTGCCGTTCGTGCATTCGCACAAGCAAAACGAGGAGCTTTATTTGGTGCTAAAAGGCGGCGGCACGCTTTTCATCGACGGCGAGGAGACGGCGGTCAAGGAGGGCGACGCGATCCGCATAGATCCGGCGGGCAAGAGGTGCTTTAAGGCGGGTGCGCAGGGGATGAAATTTATCTGTATCCAAACTAAACGCGGCAGCTTGGAGCAGTACACTATGGATGATGGCGTGATAAACGAGGACGTAAAGCCAAGCTGGCTGTAA